GGAGTGCGCGTTTCAGTCGTTTGCACTCCAGAACCAGCGGCGTGAACTTCTCTTCGATCCGCTGAAGCTCCGCGATGTATTGGTCGTCCGTGTATTCCTTGATCGCAAACTTTTTGGAGTCGGCATAATTGCCGGGATTCACGCGAACCACTTCCACCCATTTCACCGCTTCCATAGCGGCCTCAGGCTTGAAATGAATATCGGCAACGATCGGAACCTTGCAGCCTGCCCGCCGCAATTCCTCCACGATGCATCTCAAGTTCGCCGCGTCTTTGACGGTCGGCGCGGTGATGCGGACGATCTGGCATCCGACGGCCACCAACTCGAGCGTCTGCCGAACGCACAGTGCGGTATCCATCGTGTCGCAGGTGAGCATCGATTGCACGACGACCGGGCGATCGCCGCCGATGATGACGCCGCCGTCAGCAGGATCGCCCACGATAATCTCGCGGGATTTCCGGCGTTGATAAGCGAAGGGCGACTGGCAATAGCGCATGGGACAGAGTGTCAGGATTCAGCGCCTTGGATTCAAGCGGTAAGCAGTTCCGGCGGGCGCATCAGTTCTTGGGGGAGAAAACGATTTCATCGCTCTGGCGATCCGCTCGCGCGCTGCGAAACCAGTCGCCTGCATCGAAGAACGCGATGAACAACATGAAACCGATCAGGACCATTGCGCATGCGGATTGAATCGTTTGCAGGAGGCGCGCGCTGACCGGCCGGCGCCGCACCGCCTCGATGAGCGCCAGCGTGATATGACCGCCGTCGAGCACAGGAAATGGCAGCAGGTTCAACAGCGCCAGGTTGACGTTCAGAATGACGCTGAACCACAAGACACGGCGCCAGCCATTTTCGCTCTCAAAGAAATTCTTGTAGGCGCGCAGGATCATGACCGCGCCGCCCAGTTGCTGGAGCCCGATATCGGACTTCGGCGACGCCACGGCGCCAATTGTCGCAAATATCTGTCCAGCGCTTTCCGCGATCTGTTCCATTGGTTTTGGGTAGACCAATGTTTCATTCGTGCTGCCGAACCAAAGCGCCACTCCAAAAACAGGGGGAGCGTTGGTGGGTTGGATCGGCGCTTCAGGCATCAGTTCCCGGTCAAACATCTGGTCGCCGCGGCGAATGGTGAACTTCACCGGTTGCAACGGACCATTCGTCAGCATTGCCTCAGCGTAGAGAACCGCATCAGGGGCGAGGATCTTCTCGTCATTGATTGCGACGATCTCATCGTTCGGCTGCAATCCAGCCACAGCGGCCGGGCTGTTCGACAGCACCTGCGCAACGTGCGCGGGTCGCGCGGGGGCGATCAGGACCTGGCGGAAGGACTTGCGCTGGTACCATTTCGTCGGCTCCCGGCGGGGCGCTGCATACGCCATGTGCTCCTGGCCGTCGCGCAGATACTTGAATGCAATGTTGGTTCCTTCGCTGGTGATGATTTTCCAGGTGATGCTCTTCCGTGAAGCGGAAAAGAATTCCGACACGGGCTCGCCGTCGATCTCGAGGATCTGGTCCCCGGGCCGCAGGCCAGATTTCCACGCGGGGCCGTTGGGAGAAACCCAGCCGATCGTGGTCGAACTTTCCACCGCGGGAACGGGACGGCCGACGCCCCAAACCACGAACGCGAAAGCGACGGCGAGGAGGAAGCTGAAGAGGGGACCCGCAAACGCGACGATGATTTTATCAAGGGCGGAGATGTTGGGGAGCGGCTGTTCGGAGGTTTCGCTCTTGCCCTCGATGGCTTCCATCGAGGCCATCTGCGGGAGCGAGACGTAGCCGCCGGCGGGGATCCAGCCAAGGGCGTATTCGACGCCGCCGATGCGCCGTTTCCAGATGGGCTTGCCGAACCAGATGGCGAAGCGATCGATCTTCAAGCCGCGCCATTTTGCGGCGAGAAAGTGCCCGAGTTCATGCACTCCAATGAGCAGATTGAAGAGCAGCAGCACTTCCAGGATGATCAGAATCACTTTAATCGTTGCCATACTTGTAAAACCGCGGATTTCCGGTCAGCGAATATACCGAGGAAAACCCCCGTGGCAACAACGCAGAAGGCTGGACGGGATCGGCCTTTCGGAGCGCCGATCGCAATCGGCTTGCGATCATCGAAGAACCGATCGCGGGGACATTGCGGCTATGTCGGATACCAAGGCAGAAACAGCGTTGCACGAATTGGCATCGCAGGAAAATTGTGGGTTAAGCCGACTGAAAGTCGGCGCTCCGACTTGAGGCCCGGCCGGATTGGAAGCCTGCCAGGCCTTGGCAGGTTCAGGACGCAGCATGCTCCCGGGCCCAGGCATCGGCCTCCAGGATTTCATCAAGTGTTGGCCGTTCCACCACCTGATGCGCATTCATCGTTTTTTCGACCAGCGCCGTAATCTGCGGGAAATTAATCCTGCGATTTACAAAGGCATCCACCGCCACCTCATTGGCTGCATTGAACACCGCGGGCAATGTTCCACTGACCTCCCCTGCCCTGCGCGCCAGGTTGACGGCCGGGAATCGTTCCGTGTCCGGCTCTTCAAACGTCAGGTTGCCGATCGCCGGAAAATTCGTCTGAACGCGATCGCTCTTCGCGCGGTTCGGATACGTCAACGCATACTGAATCGGCAGGCACATGTCGGGCGTCGAAAGCTGTGCGAGCAGCGAGCCATCCACGAACTCGACCATTGAATGCACAATGCTCTGCGGGTGAACCACCACGCCGACACGGGCCATCTCCATGTCGAAGAGCCACCGCGCTTCAATCATCTCAAGGCCTTTGTTGAACAACGTGGCTGAATCGATGGTGATCTTGCGGCCCATGACCCAGGACGGGTGCTTGAGCGCGCGTTCGACCGTGATTTCGGAAAATCTTTCGCGCGGCCACTCGGTCCGATTTCTAAACGGGCCGCCGCTGGCTGTCAGCAGAAGGCGGCGAACCGAGGACGGCGGCTTTCCGTCGAGACATTGAAAAATCGCCGAATGCTCGCTGTCTACTGCAAGCACGCGAACCCCGTGCCTGCGCGCTTCGCTCATCACAATCTCTCCCGCCATCACAAGGATTTCCTTGGATGCGACCGCAATGTCCTTGCCCGCGCGAATTGCCGCGAGCGCCGGGCGCAAGCCCGCTGTCCCCACGATCGCAATCAAAACGATATCCGCATTGGGCAGGGTCGCGAGCTTGAGCAGTCCGTCCATGCCGCAATGCACTTCAACGCTGGCGCCCAGGGCACTTCGAAGCGCGCTCGCCTTGGGAGGATCCTGGATCGAAATATGAGCTGGCTGATGTCGTCGCGTCTGTTCGAGCAGCAGTTCAACATTATTTCCTGCGGCAAGCCCGATAAGCTGGATTTGATCTGGAAGATCCTCCGCCACCTTGATCGTGCTGGTGCCGATCGACCCCGTGCTGCCAAGCAATACAACTCTCTTCATGAATGGGAATGATTGTTGCCGATCACGGCCGGGTGAGCACGTGGCGCAGAT
Above is a window of Verrucomicrobiia bacterium DNA encoding:
- the rseP gene encoding RIP metalloprotease RseP: MATIKVILIILEVLLLFNLLIGVHELGHFLAAKWRGLKIDRFAIWFGKPIWKRRIGGVEYALGWIPAGGYVSLPQMASMEAIEGKSETSEQPLPNISALDKIIVAFAGPLFSFLLAVAFAFVVWGVGRPVPAVESSTTIGWVSPNGPAWKSGLRPGDQILEIDGEPVSEFFSASRKSITWKIITSEGTNIAFKYLRDGQEHMAYAAPRREPTKWYQRKSFRQVLIAPARPAHVAQVLSNSPAAVAGLQPNDEIVAINDEKILAPDAVLYAEAMLTNGPLQPVKFTIRRGDQMFDRELMPEAPIQPTNAPPVFGVALWFGSTNETLVYPKPMEQIAESAGQIFATIGAVASPKSDIGLQQLGGAVMILRAYKNFFESENGWRRVLWFSVILNVNLALLNLLPFPVLDGGHITLALIEAVRRRPVSARLLQTIQSACAMVLIGFMLFIAFFDAGDWFRSARADRQSDEIVFSPKN
- a CDS encoding 1-deoxy-D-xylulose-5-phosphate reductoisomerase; its protein translation is MKRVVLLGSTGSIGTSTIKVAEDLPDQIQLIGLAAGNNVELLLEQTRRHQPAHISIQDPPKASALRSALGASVEVHCGMDGLLKLATLPNADIVLIAIVGTAGLRPALAAIRAGKDIAVASKEILVMAGEIVMSEARRHGVRVLAVDSEHSAIFQCLDGKPPSSVRRLLLTASGGPFRNRTEWPRERFSEITVERALKHPSWVMGRKITIDSATLFNKGLEMIEARWLFDMEMARVGVVVHPQSIVHSMVEFVDGSLLAQLSTPDMCLPIQYALTYPNRAKSDRVQTNFPAIGNLTFEEPDTERFPAVNLARRAGEVSGTLPAVFNAANEVAVDAFVNRRINFPQITALVEKTMNAHQVVERPTLDEILEADAWAREHAAS